In Silene latifolia isolate original U9 population chromosome X, ASM4854445v1, whole genome shotgun sequence, the following proteins share a genomic window:
- the LOC141623343 gene encoding chromatin assembly factor 1 subunit FAS2-like gives MKGGTVQINWHDTKPVLTLDFHPISGLLATGGADFDIKIWQIDSGEAQKKIPTASYQTSLSYHSSAVNVLRFAPSGELLASGADGGELILWKSHLTDTGQTWKVHKTLSFHRKDVLDMQWSRDGAFLITGSVDNSCIIWDADKGCVHQILDAHLHYVQGVAWDPLSKYVASISSDRSCRVYVNRPQKVKGVEKMNFVCQHLIIKAEQQTTDDTKSSKIHLFHDETLPSFFRRLAWSPDGSFLLVPAGSFKVSLASEPVNTAYVFSRKDLSRPALQLPGASKPVIAVRFCPLAFSLRGSNSAGFFKLPYRFIFAVATLNSLYIYDTECVAPLAVLAGLHYAAITDITWSPNGKYLALSSQDGYCTLVEFHNDELGSPFPISDGKMLNKDVNKDASEQKPMEVVVEASSINDIPVVEKIQSNVKQASLVASTPPATSKPAKRRITPMAIDP, from the exons ATGAAAGGCGGCACCGTTCAAATCAATTGGCACGACACTAAACCCGTCTTAACCCTAGATTTTCACCCAATTTCTGGACTTCTCGCCACTGGTGGTGCCGATTTCGACATTAAG ATTTGGCAAATAGATTCCGGAGAAGCCCAAAAGAAAATTCCAACAGCTTCATATCAAACCAGTCTTTCTTATCATAGTTCTGCCGTGAATGTTCTCCGATTTGCGCCTTCCG GAGAGCTGCTTGCTTCCGGAGCAGATG GAGGTGAACTGATATTATGGAAGTCGCATCTAACAGATACTGGTCAAACATGGAAAGTCCACAAGACACTGTC ATTTCATCGCAAAGATGTCCTTGATATGCAGTGGTCTAGGGATGGAGCTTTTCTTATTACAGGATCGGTAGATAATTCTTGCATAATATGGGATGCTGATAAGG GTTGTGTTCATCAGATCCTGGATGCACACCTCCACTATGTCCAAGGGGTTGCATGGGATCCATTGTCTAAGTATGTTGCCTCAATTAGTTCTGATAGAAGCTGCAGAGTTTATGTTAACAGGCCTCAAAAGGTCAAGGGAGTAGAGAAGATGAATTTTGTTTGTCAGCATCTGATTATAAAGGCAGAACAGCAAACTACAGATGATACCAAG AGCTCAAAGATTCATCTCTTTCATGACGAGACCTTACCATCATTCTTTCGAAGATTAGCCTGGTCTCCGGATGGATCATTTTTACTAGTACCTGCAG gttcattcaaagtttcctTGGCGTCCGAACCTGTAAACACAGCCTATGTATTTTCTAGGAAAGATCTTTCAAG ACCTGCACTTCAGCTTCCAGGCGCCAGCAAGCCTGTTATTGCCGTGCGTTTCTGCCCTTTGGCTTTTAGCCTTCGTGGATCAAACTCTG CTGGGTTCTTCAAACTTCCATATCGGTTCATCTTTGCAGTCGCAACTTTGAATTCATTGTACATCTATGATACAGAATGTGTAGCGCCTTTGGCAGTCTTGGCTGGTCTCCACTATGCAGCTATCACAGATATTACATG GTCTCCAAATGGCAAGTATCTAGCACTGTcctctcaagatggatattgcaCCCTAGTAGAATTTCATAACGACGAACTGGGATCACCATTTCCGATATCAG ATGGAAAAATGCTCAACAAGGATGTTAATAAGGATGCTAGTGAACAGAAACCGATGGAGGTTGTGGTGGAAGCATCATCGATAAATGACATTCCTGTTGTAGAAAAGATTCAATCTAACGTGAAACAAGCATCACTAGTTGCAAGTACTCCTCCCGCCACTAGCAAGCCAGCTAAGAGACGTATTACTCCTATGGCAATCGATCCGTGA
- the LOC141623344 gene encoding uncharacterized protein LOC141623344 — MAQPQNIEFPNYPFAPPHAYPFPPPFHPATPPSAHPPPFPVPGPPKPLNPPPSPTPTPTPKPPPHQAPPPTPTPTPTPKPLSPPSPIPKPPPHPISPPSPSLKPPPPHTYLPPPPPHVVPTPPPAPGHHSTVIIVVFVSLGGVFFLAFLAAALFCFMKKRKRRMIKEFDDFKFDERVNVQEEIVRGPHGEQAVLVTFEEDIHAHETKIKDEIVGEASLSTGHHHVESRAPETK, encoded by the coding sequence ATGGCTCAGCCTCAAAATATCGAGTTCCCAAATTACCCTTTTGCTCCACCTCATGCATACCCATTCCCACCCCCCTTTCACCCTGCCACCCCTCCATCTGCTCACCCGCCGCCATTTCCAGTTCCGGGCCCACCAAAGCCCTTGAACCCTCCTCCATCACCAACACCGACACCGACACCAAAACCACCTCCTCACCAGGCTCctccaccaacaccaacaccaacaccaacaccaaagcCCTTGAGTCCTCCCTCACCTATCCCTAAACCACCTCCACATCCAATTTCTCCACCATCACCGTCCCTAAAACCACCGCCACCTCATACATATCTACCACCACCTCCACCCCACGTGGTCCCTACTCCACCTCCTGCTCCAGGACACCATTCTACCGtcattattgttgtttttgtgtCCCTTGGAGGCGTTTTCTTCCTAGCATTCCTCGCCGCAGCTCTCTTTTGCTTCATGAAAAAGAGGAAAAGGAGAATGATCAAGGAGTTCGATGACTTCAAGTTTGATGAAAGGGTGAATGTTCAGGAGGAAATTGTACGCGGCCCGCATGGAGAGCAAGCTGTGCTTGTGACATTTGAAGAGGATATTCATGCTCATGAGACCAAAATTAAGGATGAAATAGTGGGAGAAGCTTCTCTTAGCACCGGCCATCACCATGTTGAGAGCAGGGCTCCCGAAACTAAATAA